The following are encoded together in the Culex pipiens pallens isolate TS chromosome 1, TS_CPP_V2, whole genome shotgun sequence genome:
- the LOC120423307 gene encoding uncharacterized protein LOC120423307: MEDAKFLAVLSLVRRSLRIVGADIFEENWRPNLLTFLTLVSISFFPYMDLSFMLQHTDSFNLVFEGISVLVAGLDAWFGLVEIIVNRKAWVALMKDVSSRRSMYKSAKISALFDEYYERNIMFCKFLYGVYMSTFSYFLLPAILPDPGKYNLPIPATIPHLVPDTNKLYWVIFLIQLLMVGIAQHVLIAQCSSLIIGIMSACCQIRALKIKLEDLNEQINDPSVKPDTVHESLGEIIYLHASTKDYIRLLQRKAAIVYLSVFVTCGGIVCSCLNVIAEDLFNSANALMLAGTFSVLVHCFFGNTLLIENDSLPDAIYAIDWYKLPLVDQKAFKFLLANAQPDAALHGILMPLNMGTFISIMKGAFSYYSILSKEKAK; this comes from the coding sequence ATGGAAGACGCCAAGTTCCTTGCCGTGCTGTCGCTCGTCCGCCGTTCTCTGCGGATCGTGGGTGCGGACATTTTTGAGGAAAATTGGCGCCCAAATTTGCTGACTTTCCTGACGCTGGTTTCGATTTCTTTCTTTCCGTACATGGACTTGAGCTTCATGCTACAGCATACGGATTCGTTCAACCTGGTCTTCGAGGGAATATCCGTACTGGTCGCTGGACTCGATGCCTGGTTCGGACTGGTGGAGATCATCGTAAACCGGAAGGCGTGGGTCGCGCTCATGAAAGACGTCTCAAGTCGAAGATCTATGTACAAGTCGGCGAAGATCTCCGCGTTGTTTGACGAGTACTACGAACGGAACATCATGTTCTGCAAATTCCTGTACGGTGTGTACATGTCGACGTTCTCGTACTTTTTGCTTCCAGCGATTTTGCCCGATCCGGGTAAGTATAATCTACCGATACCAGCTACCATTCCTCACCTGGTGCCCGATACCAACAAGTTGTACTGGGTAATCTTCCTGATCCAGCTTTTAATGGTCGGCATTGCCCAGCATGTCCTGATCGCGCAATGTTCCTCGCTGATCATCGGGATCATGTCCGCTTGCTGTCAGATTCGAGCCCTGAAGATCAAGCTGGAAGATCTGAACGAGCAGATCAATGACCCGTCTGTCAAGCCGGACACCGTCCACGAATCCCTCGGTGAAATCATCTACCTTCACGCCTCTACCAAGGATTACATCCGGCTTTTGCAGCGCAAGGCAGCGATCGTCTACCTTTCGGTGTTTGTGACCTGCGGTGGCATCGTGTGCTCCTGTCTGAACGTGATCGCCGAGGATCTGTTCAACTCGGCCAACGCGCTCATGCTCGCCGGGACGTTCTCCGTGCTGGTCCACTGCTTCTTCGGCAACACGCTGCTGATCGAGAACGATAGCCTGCCGGATGCGATCTACGCGATCGATTGGTACAAGCTCCCTTTGGTGGATCAAAAGGCGTTCAAGTTCTTGCTGGCTAACGCTCAACCTGACGCGGCCCTGCACGGAATCCTGATGCCGTTGAACATGGGAACGTTCATATCGATCATGAAGGGCGCGTTTTCATACTACTCGATCCTCAGCAAGGAGAAGGCCAAGTAA
- the LOC120423300 gene encoding small glutamine-rich tetratricopeptide repeat-containing protein alpha, whose product MSDIEAKFFVRAFLRFLNAQLEQPNFSSDSRESLEVAIQCLENVYEIPPAAGGAGESAPADDDEANPLNHIDLFEVYRSAFTNVSTERKAEAETLKNEGNRLMKEEKYQEALNTYGRAISLDATNPVFYCNRAAAYSRLGDYQRAADDCRMSLRYDPNYSKAYGRLGLAYSKMNKNEQALEAYQSALRIEPDNQDYKNNMSVTQQRLEELRAAPGGAGAVAGAGPAAAAAAAAAAGGMPNLGAGGLGGIDFAAALNNPALVNMATRMMSDPSIQNMLGQLSGMNNVDALLETGRQLAMQMSSQNPDVFANVIRQMEQSGVTPPGAGPASENPDDNNQPPPAADS is encoded by the exons ATGAGTGACATCGAGGCCAAATTCTTCGTGAGGGCGTTCCTGCGCTTCCTGAACGCCCAGCTGGAGCAGCCCAACTTTAGCTCAGATTCCCGCGAGTCGCTCGAGGTGGCCATCCAGTGTCTGGAGAATGTGTACGAAATTCCGCCGGCGGCTGGCGGTGCAGGGGAATCGGCGCCCGCGGACGACGACGAGGCCAACCCGCTGAACCACATTGACCTGTTTGAGGTTTACCGGAGTGCATTTACCAACGTTTCGACGGAACGGAAGGCGGAAGCGGAAACGCTCAAGAACGAGGGCAACCGGCTCATGAAGGAGGAAAAGTACCAGGAGGCACTCAACACGTACGGCAG AGCCATCAGCCTGGACGCCACCAATCCGGTGTTTTACTGTAACCGTGCCGCGGCCTACAGCCGGCTCGGTGACTACCAGCGTGCCGCCGACGACTGCCGGATGTCGCTGCGGTACGATCCGAACTACAGCAAAGCGTACGGCCGCCTAGGGTTGGCCTACTCCAAGATGAACAAGAACGAGCAGGCACTCGAGGCGTACCAGAGCGCCCTGCGGATCGAACCGGACAACCAGGACTACAAGAACAACATGAGCGTGACCCAGCAACGGTTGGAGGAGCTACGAGCTGCCCCCGGGGGAGCCGGTGCCGTTGCCGGGGCAGGACCTGCCGCTGCAGCAGCAGCCGCGGCCGCCGCCGGAGGAATGCCGAATCTGGGCGCTGGAGGACTCGGCGGAATCGACTTTGCTGCCGCCCTCAACAACCCCGCATTGGTCAACATGGCCACCCGAATGATGAGCGACCCGTCGATCCAAAACAT GTTGGGCCAACTGTCCGGCATGAACAACGTGGACGCCCTCCTCGAGACGGGCCGCCAGCTGGCCATGCAGATGAGCTCGCAGAATCCGGACGTGTTTGCGAACGTGATCCGGCAGATGGAGCAGAGCGGTGTGACCCCGCCCGGCGCCGGACCGGCCTCGGAAAACCCCGACGACAACAACCAGCCCCCGCCGGCGGCGGATTCTTAA